The genomic segment TAGGGGAAAGTTTGAAGAGATAATACTTGTTGATACAGGATCAGAAGATAGAACAGTAGAGATAGCAAAGGAATATGGTTGTAAAGTTGTAAAACACGAGTGGAATGGTTTTGCAGATGCAAGAAATAGAGCTATAGCAGAAGCAACTGGTGATTGGATATGGCACTTTGATGCCGATTTCGAGCTTGAAGAAGAGGAGTATAAGAAAGCTTTGGTTTATTTAAAAAACGTTCCTGATTCTGTAGATGCAGTCTTAATAGGAGTAAAGAACTTTGATAAGTTTGGAAAGGTAAAAAGTATATCCTCTCACATTTTTATTCATCGAAATAAACCTAAGATTAAAT from the Desulfurobacteriaceae bacterium genome contains:
- a CDS encoding glycosyltransferase family 2 protein, which translates into the protein MKISACIIAKNEEKNLPRLLKSLRGKFEEIILVDTGSEDRTVEIAKEYGCKVVKHEWNGFADARNRAIAEATGDWIWHFDADFELEEEEYKKALVYLKNVPDSVDAVLIGVKNFDKFGKVKSISSHIFIHRNKPKIKWVGKIHETPNVEFAIGIPIFVNHYGYADEKIQIE